Proteins encoded by one window of Mesorhizobium sp. INR15:
- a CDS encoding bifunctional diguanylate cyclase/phosphodiesterase gives MQTSFGTGQANRESTDLAFTDPLTGLGNHRRFFDKVDRLISDRADDPAPFTVGILDLDGFKPINDLFGHKAGDDILIQVAMRLRASMDGYSTVCRIGADEFAFLYPMVFSEDAAAEKSRMLIEILSAPYDVGERTARLSASVGCSLFYSGDETTEILINKAETALYHAKRSGRGRVVVYTREMEEAAKRVTRIEQALRRAVSAGEVEPHFQPIVDLNTRRTVGFETLARWTDRDLGSVPPTVFIPIAEERGIIGPLSQLVLRKATEAARSWPKDLFLSFNLSPSQLVDQNTGLHILAILDRTGFDPRRLEIEITETGLMNDPTSAEKIVEDLRRVGIRVSLDDFGTGQSSLGRLREFHFDKLKIDRAFVSSILDDRPSEHIIRAILAMCEGLGMDVVAEGIEHEAQADRLVQFGCAGGQGYLFGRPADADATLGYLRDSFRGALRAKAI, from the coding sequence ATGCAAACTTCGTTTGGCACCGGTCAGGCAAACAGGGAGAGCACGGATCTGGCATTCACCGATCCGTTGACCGGGCTTGGCAATCACCGCCGCTTCTTCGACAAGGTCGATCGCCTGATCAGCGACCGTGCCGACGACCCCGCGCCGTTTACCGTCGGCATTCTCGATCTTGACGGCTTCAAGCCGATCAACGACCTGTTCGGCCACAAGGCAGGCGACGATATCCTGATCCAGGTCGCCATGCGGCTGCGCGCCTCGATGGACGGCTATTCCACCGTCTGCCGCATCGGCGCCGACGAATTCGCCTTCCTCTACCCGATGGTCTTCTCGGAGGACGCCGCGGCCGAAAAGTCGCGCATGCTGATCGAGATCCTGTCGGCGCCGTACGATGTCGGCGAACGCACCGCCAGGCTTTCGGCCTCGGTCGGCTGCTCGCTGTTCTATTCGGGCGACGAAACCACCGAGATCCTCATCAACAAGGCCGAGACCGCTCTCTACCATGCCAAGCGCTCGGGCCGTGGCCGGGTCGTCGTCTACACCCGCGAGATGGAAGAGGCGGCCAAGCGCGTCACCCGTATCGAGCAGGCGCTGCGCCGCGCCGTCTCCGCCGGCGAGGTGGAGCCGCATTTCCAGCCCATCGTCGATCTCAACACCCGCCGCACCGTCGGCTTCGAGACACTGGCGCGCTGGACCGACCGCGACCTCGGCTCGGTGCCGCCGACGGTGTTCATTCCGATCGCCGAGGAGCGCGGCATCATCGGCCCGCTGTCGCAGCTGGTGCTGCGCAAGGCCACCGAAGCCGCCAGGAGCTGGCCGAAAGACCTGTTCCTGTCCTTCAACCTGTCGCCGTCGCAGCTCGTCGACCAGAACACCGGCCTGCATATATTGGCGATCCTCGACCGCACCGGCTTTGACCCGCGCCGGCTGGAGATCGAAATCACCGAGACCGGCCTGATGAACGATCCAACCTCGGCCGAGAAGATCGTCGAGGATCTGCGCCGCGTCGGCATCCGCGTCTCGCTCGACGATTTCGGCACCGGACAGTCCTCGCTCGGGCGCCTGCGCGAATTCCATTTCGACAAGCTCAAGATCGATCGCGCCTTCGTCTCCTCCATCCTCGACGACCGCCCGTCGGAACACATCATCCGGGCCATCCTGGCCATGTGCGAAGGGCTTGGCATGGATGTGGTTGCCGAGGGCATCGAGCACGAAGCGCAGGCCGATCGTCTCGTCCAGTTTGGCTGCGCCGGGGGGCAGGGATACCTGTTCGGCCGGCCCGCGGACGCCGACGCCACGCTTGGCTACCTGCGCGATTCGTTCCGGGGCGCCTTGCGCGCCAAGGCGATCTGA
- a CDS encoding GtrA family protein: MMPPKAAPHPSWRGDLALALIAALALVAVSALSGFRELTDAGGDNDSLLRLVEVRDMLAGQGWFDLHQYRMGLEGGFVMHWSRLVDAPLAAIILSASALTGSMALAEAIAQVLWPALLFGLTMFFLIRAARSFGGDSAVLPAVIVGGAALYYLGVFSTGALDHHNVQLTLTMASLSLLLEAPARRWAALASGLCAALTLAVGMETAPHVATIGVCMSLLFVVDPGGERRIARDFGLGFAGVSALVFVTTISPSAWGQPQCDAFSTVQFVVAALAGCGLAVVVSLNASGGTASRRLMSLGLLAIVLGGVLVALFPQCLAAPYANLDPRLKELWLDHIDEAQSLFTLMTNDPALAVARYVTPLMAIVLMALRLWRGPWRRQDSLVGALLVMAFLVSAWQVRGSTFAITFAVIPLSAWIATWRERARISPSRGVSLRMAAVWLVSVNAVWTNAATATSAAFEANNGAVKDASMDSSCHAKASFVALARQPDTTVLAIANLGSPILAYSGHRVLAGLYHRNIAGNLLSLDAFLGSADQARTMVADHHVGLVALCRGSAETKLLAAEASQGFLAALVAGSVPDWLEPVAETRGEPIELYRVRQSG, from the coding sequence ATGATGCCCCCCAAGGCCGCGCCGCACCCGTCATGGCGCGGCGACCTTGCGCTTGCGCTCATCGCCGCGCTGGCGTTGGTTGCCGTCAGCGCGCTCAGCGGATTTCGCGAGCTGACCGATGCCGGCGGCGACAATGACAGTCTGCTGCGGCTGGTCGAAGTTCGCGACATGCTGGCCGGACAGGGCTGGTTCGATCTGCATCAGTACAGGATGGGCCTTGAAGGCGGTTTCGTCATGCACTGGTCGCGGCTGGTCGACGCGCCACTCGCCGCCATCATCCTTTCGGCCTCGGCGCTGACCGGCAGCATGGCGCTGGCCGAGGCGATCGCGCAGGTGCTGTGGCCGGCGCTGCTTTTCGGCCTGACCATGTTCTTTCTCATTCGTGCCGCGCGCAGCTTCGGCGGCGACAGCGCGGTTTTGCCAGCAGTCATCGTCGGCGGCGCCGCGCTTTACTACCTCGGCGTCTTCTCCACGGGCGCGCTCGATCATCACAATGTCCAGCTGACCTTGACCATGGCCAGCCTCAGTCTGCTGCTCGAGGCGCCCGCGCGGCGCTGGGCGGCGCTGGCTTCCGGCCTGTGCGCGGCGCTGACGCTGGCCGTCGGCATGGAAACCGCACCCCATGTTGCCACCATCGGCGTCTGCATGTCCTTGCTGTTTGTCGTCGACCCCGGCGGCGAGCGCCGGATCGCCAGGGATTTCGGCCTCGGCTTTGCCGGCGTGTCAGCGCTGGTCTTCGTCACCACCATCTCGCCGTCAGCCTGGGGGCAGCCGCAATGCGACGCCTTCTCGACCGTGCAGTTCGTTGTGGCAGCGCTTGCCGGCTGCGGCCTTGCCGTCGTGGTCTCGCTCAATGCATCCGGCGGCACGGCCAGCCGGCGCCTGATGTCGCTCGGCCTGCTCGCTATTGTGCTGGGTGGCGTTCTCGTGGCGCTGTTCCCGCAATGCCTCGCGGCGCCCTATGCAAATCTCGATCCGCGCCTCAAGGAATTGTGGCTTGACCACATCGACGAGGCGCAATCGCTGTTCACCCTCATGACCAACGATCCGGCTTTGGCGGTGGCGCGCTACGTCACGCCTTTGATGGCGATCGTGCTGATGGCGCTTCGTCTTTGGCGCGGGCCCTGGCGGCGGCAAGACAGCCTTGTCGGGGCACTTCTGGTCATGGCCTTCCTGGTCAGTGCCTGGCAGGTGCGCGGCTCGACCTTCGCGATCACCTTCGCGGTGATTCCGCTTTCGGCCTGGATCGCAACCTGGCGCGAGCGGGCCAGGATCAGCCCGTCGCGCGGCGTGTCGCTGCGCATGGCCGCCGTCTGGCTGGTGTCTGTGAATGCCGTCTGGACCAACGCTGCCACCGCGACCTCGGCGGCTTTCGAGGCCAACAACGGCGCCGTCAAGGACGCCAGCATGGACTCTAGCTGCCATGCCAAGGCCTCGTTCGTGGCGCTGGCCCGGCAGCCGGACACCACCGTGCTTGCCATTGCCAACCTCGGCTCGCCGATCCTGGCCTATTCCGGCCATCGCGTCCTCGCCGGCCTCTATCATCGCAACATTGCTGGCAACTTGCTTTCGCTCGACGCCTTCCTCGGCTCGGCGGACCAGGCGAGGACCATGGTGGCCGACCACCATGTCGGCCTGGTGGCGCTGTGTCGCGGCAGCGCCGAAACCAAGCTGCTCGCCGCCGAGGCATCGCAAGGGTTTCTTGCCGCACTGGTTGCAGGCAGCGTGCCGGACTGGCTCGAACCGGTTGCCGAGACGCGCGGAGAACCGATCGAGCTCTACCGCGTCCGCCAGTCCGGCTAA
- a CDS encoding bifunctional 2-polyprenyl-6-hydroxyphenol methylase/3-demethylubiquinol 3-O-methyltransferase UbiG codes for MSVVAVEKKILNAAHNRAVFQRRIRVLSDHIAAALGADGTVLDLGCGDGSLAKAVMDRKPGLTFRGIDVFVRPLTAIPVEIFDGATIPAASGSFDWVTIVDVLHHTDDPGRLVAEAARVARKGVVIKDHLREGPFAYSTLRFMDWVGNRGHDVRLPYNYLSRQEWGAIFGQAGLKAQSWRENLALYPFPANLLFDRGLHFVASLR; via the coding sequence ATGAGTGTTGTTGCGGTCGAAAAGAAGATCCTGAACGCGGCCCATAACCGGGCGGTGTTTCAACGCCGCATCCGCGTCCTTTCCGACCATATCGCCGCCGCGCTGGGCGCTGACGGCACCGTGCTCGATCTCGGCTGCGGCGACGGTTCGCTCGCCAAGGCGGTGATGGACAGAAAACCCGGACTGACGTTTCGTGGGATCGATGTTTTTGTCCGTCCGCTTACGGCCATCCCGGTGGAGATTTTCGACGGCGCGACCATTCCGGCCGCTTCCGGGTCGTTCGACTGGGTGACCATAGTCGACGTTCTCCACCACACGGACGATCCCGGCCGTCTTGTCGCCGAAGCCGCAAGGGTCGCGCGCAAGGGCGTCGTCATCAAGGACCATCTGCGGGAAGGGCCCTTCGCCTACAGCACGCTCAGGTTCATGGACTGGGTGGGAAACAGGGGCCACGATGTGAGGCTGCCCTATAACTATCTTTCCAGACAGGAGTGGGGCGCGATCTTCGGCCAGGCCGGGCTCAAGGCCCAAAGCTGGCGCGAGAACCTGGCGCTCTACCCGTTTCCAGCGAACCTCCTGTTCGACAGGGGACTGCACTTCGTCGCATCGCTCCGCTAA
- a CDS encoding 2-dehydro-3-deoxygalactonokinase, with the protein MRVWLIDGAGNVLAERRGDDGLITAQQKGFSAILEGHLAAMGAPEALPVIICGMAGSRQGWIEASYVTVPAPIGAFLAGAARIPGQHRDIRIVPGLAQRQADAPDVMRGEETQLAGAGLPAKGRQLVCMPGTHSKWVLVEDGGVAGFGTWPTGELFSVLAAHSILRHSLGEQPKPVASDNPFFRSWCETALAEGGDVTSRLFSIRAAGLLQDLKADDAAACLSGLLIGGEIASARRRHGAGAASVVLIASGALATLYQAALGFAGLTVRTVDADEAVRAGLIEAARENGMIAKT; encoded by the coding sequence ATGCGGGTCTGGCTGATCGACGGAGCGGGAAACGTCCTTGCCGAGCGCCGTGGCGATGACGGGCTGATCACCGCGCAGCAGAAAGGCTTTTCGGCCATTCTCGAAGGCCATCTGGCCGCCATGGGAGCGCCGGAGGCATTGCCCGTCATCATCTGCGGCATGGCCGGCTCGCGTCAGGGCTGGATCGAAGCTTCCTATGTCACCGTGCCGGCGCCGATCGGCGCCTTCCTTGCCGGTGCTGCCCGCATTCCCGGCCAGCACCGCGACATCCGCATCGTGCCGGGCCTCGCCCAGCGCCAGGCCGACGCGCCCGATGTCATGCGCGGCGAGGAAACCCAGCTTGCCGGCGCCGGCCTGCCGGCCAAGGGGCGCCAGCTGGTCTGCATGCCGGGCACCCATTCGAAATGGGTGCTGGTCGAGGACGGCGGCGTTGCCGGTTTCGGCACCTGGCCGACCGGAGAACTGTTTTCGGTGCTGGCCGCGCATTCGATCCTGCGCCACTCGCTGGGTGAGCAGCCAAAGCCGGTTGCTTCAGACAATCCGTTTTTCCGCAGCTGGTGCGAAACCGCCTTGGCGGAAGGTGGCGACGTCACCTCGAGGCTGTTTTCGATCCGCGCCGCCGGCCTGCTTCAGGACTTGAAGGCCGACGATGCCGCCGCCTGCCTGTCCGGCCTGCTGATTGGCGGCGAGATCGCCTCGGCGCGCCGCCGCCATGGCGCCGGCGCGGCATCCGTGGTGTTGATTGCATCCGGCGCGCTAGCCACGCTCTATCAGGCAGCGCTCGGGTTTGCCGGCTTGACGGTGCGCACCGTCGACGCGGACGAGGCGGTGCGCGCCGGCCTGATAGAGGCGGCGCGTGAGAACGGCATGATCGCCAAGACATGA
- a CDS encoding SDR family NAD(P)-dependent oxidoreductase, protein MMPSAHFADLDGASVLITGGGSGIGAALTEGFVRQGAKVAFIDIADGPSMALADRVEKEHGQRPLYLKTDIRDIEALRASAARAAEAHGDVTVLINNAALDDRHAVEDVTVEFWDNNQAVNLRPHFFSAQAVAPGMKRAGGGSIINFTSTSYLINHPDMPAYTAAKAGILGLTKGLAGKLGSDGIRVNAIAPGWVITERQKELWVTEQALAAHVAKQCIKQVMQADDIVGTVLFLASDASRMLTAQMLIVDGGFL, encoded by the coding sequence ATGATGCCATCGGCGCATTTTGCCGACCTCGATGGAGCCTCGGTGCTGATCACCGGTGGCGGGTCCGGCATCGGTGCGGCGTTGACCGAAGGCTTTGTCCGCCAGGGCGCGAAAGTCGCTTTCATCGACATCGCCGACGGCCCGAGCATGGCGCTGGCAGATCGCGTCGAGAAGGAGCACGGCCAGCGTCCGCTCTACCTCAAGACCGACATACGCGACATCGAGGCCTTGCGTGCCTCCGCCGCCAGGGCAGCCGAGGCGCATGGCGACGTGACCGTGCTGATCAACAATGCGGCACTGGACGATCGCCACGCCGTGGAAGACGTCACGGTGGAGTTCTGGGACAACAACCAGGCGGTCAACCTGCGCCCGCACTTCTTCAGTGCCCAGGCCGTGGCGCCCGGCATGAAGCGGGCCGGCGGAGGTTCGATCATCAATTTCACCTCCACCTCCTATCTGATCAATCACCCCGACATGCCGGCCTATACAGCTGCCAAGGCCGGCATCCTCGGTCTCACCAAAGGGCTGGCCGGCAAGCTCGGCAGCGATGGCATCCGCGTCAACGCCATCGCGCCCGGCTGGGTGATCACCGAGCGCCAGAAAGAGCTCTGGGTGACCGAGCAGGCGCTAGCCGCCCATGTCGCTAAACAGTGCATCAAGCAGGTCATGCAGGCCGATGACATCGTCGGCACGGTGCTGTTCCTCGCGTCGGATGCCTCACGCATGCTGACCGCGCAGATGCTGATCGTCGATGGAGGCTTCCTGTGA